Within Sorghum bicolor cultivar BTx623 chromosome 2, Sorghum_bicolor_NCBIv3, whole genome shotgun sequence, the genomic segment AGCCAAGTATTTCCCATCTGCGAATATTTGGCTGCGCAGTGTACGTGTCAATACCACCACCTCAGCGTACTGCAATGGGACCCCACCGGAAGTTGGGGATATATGTTCGTTATGTGACTCCATCCATAATCAAATATTTAGAGCCTATGACTGGGGATCTTCATACGGCTCGGTACGCTGATTGTGTCTTCGATGAAGACCATTTCCCAGCATTAGGGGGAGATAGGCATCCAGAAGAATGCCGGGAAATTGAATGGAATGCATCGGGGATGCAATCCTTAGACCCACGCACTAGCGAATATGAACTGGAAGTTCAGAGAATTATTCATTTGCAAGGTCTTGCAAATGAGCTGCCAGATGCCTTCACTGATCACAAAAGGGTGACAAGGTCGCATATACCTGCAGTAAAAGCGCCGGAGAGAGTTCAGGTACCCCTGAAGGCTACCAACTCTACAGTCTCCCCTAATCCTAGGAAGAGGGGGAGACCTCCGGGTGCTTAGGACAAGGTCCCACGGAGACGTCCGCAGAGGCGACGGTCTGAGACACTTGCTCCACTCGAAGAATCAGTTGAGGAGGCTCGACCCGAAGTCGAGAATGCCCCAGAAGTGGCAACTCAACCTGAAGTTGAGGAAGTCCCTGAAGGACACCATCCTGAAGATGGAAATCCCAATGCGTCGCGTGCACATCGTCGCATTAGAAGATCGGAACGCCCCAACTCAATCGTTACGGGAAATCATGATGAGTGGGAGGACGATCATGAGGAGATCGCCACTAATTATGTGGAATCAGGAGAGTCATATCGTAGAAAGACCACTATTGTCGACATATATTTTGCCTCAAAAATTGCTGACTCAATGGATCCAGATCCAGAACCAAAGTCCATGATAGAGTGCCGGAAGCGCTCGGATTGGGATAAATGGAAAGCAGCAATTGAGGCTGAGTTGCGCTCGCTTTGCCAAAGAGAGGTTTTTGGACCTGCAGTCCCAACACCTCCAAAAGTCATCCCTGTAGGATGCATATGGGTCTTCCTCCGGAAGAGGAATGAACATGGCGAGATGGTAAGATACAAAGCGAGGCTAGTGGCACAGGGGTTCACACAGAGACCCGGCATCGATTACGATGAAACTTACTCTCCTGTCATGAGTGGTATAACGTTCCGATACCTTATATCTATGGCAGCtaacttaaatttgaaaatgcaGTTGATGGATGTTGTGACCGCATACTTGTATGGGTCACTTGATTCGGAAATATACATGAGAGTCCTTGAAGGACTCAAGATCCATGGACCGAATCAAAACCGCAACATGCTCAGCGTCCGCCTGCAGCGGTCGTTATATGGGTTGAAACAATCTGGAAGGATGTGGTTCAACCGATTGAGTAACTTTCTCCTGCAGAGAGTTACATTAATAAAGATGATTGTCCCTGTGTTTTCATAAAGAAATCCAATGATGGATTTTGCATAATCTCCGTCTATGTCGATGATTTGAACATCATCGGGACTACAAGGGACATTGAGGAAGCGATGGCTTACCTCAAGGCGGAGTTTGAGATGAAAGACTTGGGCAAGACCAAGTTTTGTTTGGGCCTGCAGCTCGAACACCTCCCTGAAAGAGTGTTTGTACACCAGTCCACTTATACTAAGAGGGTACTTGAAAAATTCAATATGAGCAAGTGCCATCCTCTTAAGACCCCCATGGTGGTCCGATCTCTTGAAATGGATAAGGACCCATTTAGACCAAAGGGCGATGATGAGAAAGTATTGGGACCTGAAGTTCCATACCTAAGCGCCATTGGAGCACTAATGTACCTTGCAAATTGCACTAGACCTGACATTGCTTTTGCAGTAAATCTGTTGGCAAGGTACAGTGCTGCCCCCAACCAGGAGACATTGGGTTGGTGTCAAAACCATCTTGAGGTACCTACAAGGTACACAAGACCTTGGTCTATGATTCCCGAAGAACCAAGCTCCAACCATGGTGGGATATGTGGATGCTCGCTATATGTCTGACCCGCATAATGCCAGATCACATACTGGTTTTGTCTTTCTCTGTGGTGGTGCAGCCATTTCCTGGCGATCTGTAAAGCAGACCCTGGTTGCCACATCGACTAACCACTCAGAGATAATCGCTCTATATGAGGCTACACgagagtgtgtttggttgcgaCGAATGATCAATCACATCCAGAGGTCATGTGGTTTGGACGTCGTCGACACCCCCACCATTATCTATGAGGATAATGCGGCTTGTGTTGCATAGATGCACATGGGTTATTTCAAGAGCAATCTCACGAAGCATATTGCTCCAAAGTTCTTTTATCCCCATGAGCTCCAGAAGAGCGGGGAGATAAGTATCCTACAAGCAAGATCGTGCGATAACCTCGCAGATCTTTTCACGAAATCTCTACCCGCCTCTAGCTTCTATAAATGCATCCATGGAATTGGTATGAGGCGGCTTAGAGACTTGCAGGGTTTAGGGGGAGACCAGCCCCAAAGACATAATCTATGACCGTGATCCTGAAGATCACGAGTCGGTCCTGAAGACCAACCTGAAACTATTGTACTCTTTTTCCCTTGATGAGTTTTTCCCACTGGGTTTTCTCATGcaaggtttttaacgaggcaacAGGTGCAACATAAGCGATACGTGTGATGTACTCTTTTCTCCTACCCTTTTTTTCCCCACAGGGTTTTTGGGGggagtttttaacgaggcataCACACAGCATAAATTTGGCCAAGGGGGAGTGTTGAAAATCAAAGTCAAGGAATTGTGTATGAACAAAGACTTTGAATGGTGGCCAAATTTAATGAAGGAGGAGGATTTTCAAGAGTTCAAATACTGTAGAATTTCTGTATGTATTCACCACATCCCTCTATAAATAGGGAGTCACTTTCACCTTTGTAAAAGCAATCAAGAAGAGAGTGAAATACAGAACAAGCTTCTTCCTCCATCTCCCTCCCTGTGTGTTCTGTGCCTGTATTGTGAGAGTGACTGAGCAACCCAGTGACTCGATTTCTAACACTATTCTTTTTTCTCTGTGTGCTTCtctttttttgtctatattttatttatttatttttattgaaAAATAACTATTGGACAATGCAGAGTTTCTTCCGTCCGAACTTATATATAGAATAACTCTTATCTAGCATAATATGGAGTTCGATTCCAGTTTTATATAGGTCCTGTATATAGTAACCTTGATAGCTAGGTAGCTAGGAGGAGTCTTAATCTTAATATAAATAGATTACTCTAATCCTTTGATTAAGATAAATAGAATTCTAATCCAAGAGTTTGATTCCAGATTTATATATGCTCATATATGATTTTTTTCGATAATTATGTGCTCATATATAGGATAACCTTGATAGCTAGGAATCCTAATCCTaatataaggccctgtttagtttcctacccaaaattttttcatccatcccattgtggggggatagacccctatacccttacggctagacttgggccaggaggcttggcccattacgagacgagttcaaggcttgatccgacagcctggagtttcgcgcaaggaagcaagatgtggagatcaagcaggattctagtcggttagaataggaattgatatcgaactatctatgacaattgtaaccgactaggactagtttccagatctgtaaccctgcccttcagactatataaggagaggcaagggacccccctaggacatacgattctctcaacacaaatcaatacaaccagacgcaggacgtaggtattacgccaactcggcggccgaacctggataaaaagcttgtccgagtcttgcgtcaccatcgagttcgtagtttgcgcaccgtctaccgataaactactaccgtgggtataccccaaggtagactgccgaccagctttcgtcgacacccatcgaatctttggacacatgcatggaacattaaatgtacataaaaaaataaattaattacacagattggttaaaaatcacgagacgaatcttttaagcctagttactccatgattagccttaagtactacagtaacccacatatgctaatgacagattaattatacttagtagatttgtcttgcagtttcctgacgagcaatgtaatttgtttttttattacttTCTAAAAACTTctctcgacatccttccgacatatccgacgtgactaccaaaaaattttcatctccaatctaaacaggccctaaatatATTACTCCACTTTGAGTAATCCAAATAGAAAAAAGATATAAAATTTTCTATCTTGTTGAACTCTTTTTCTATTATTTTTCATCTGTCCGTCCCGGACTACAACTACATctggttctttttttttgttctggGTCGTCTCTTTTTTCCGGTCCATATTTTatttagtttttaaattttttaccGCAAAATGGCCACACATAAATATACCTATTTGATATAAAAAGTTataattctctttataattttaATCAAAATTGAGATATTTTGACTCTCGAAGATTctcagaatgacttataatttaagatGAAGAGACTATTTTTAAGAATATTGTCATATTATTAACAGCATTAACTTAAATTATATATGTCATAGTCACATAACAAAAAttataaatttgaaattttcattttatagaaagaataaaatataaatacatTTGTATCATTTTTGTTGTCGTTTTTCACGAACATTCGATAATTTTTTTCTTCCATTGTAACGCACGGACATGTTTTGCTAgtaaataaaaaaggaaaaaataaaatCGGCAAAACCACTATCCGAAATTGcttgggggttatttgaccgattTTGAAAAGCTCAAAGATGGAAAATTCGGTTTTATAATTTAAGGGTGAAGTAGGCCGCACTAAATAGCTTGTGGTATGTAAAGTTTTCCCTGGTTTCTTCCATTATCATGAGATTGTGAGTTGCAAGGCACGGCCATTAACTTAGGGGGTGAAAAGACATtatggcattgtttagttccaaaatatactgtagctttttcgtttgtatttgacaaatattgtccaatcatggactaactaggctcaaaaaattcgtctcgtcaatttcgaccaaactgtgcaattagtttttatttttgtctatatttaatacttcatgcatgtgtctaaaaattcgatgtgacgggaaatctgaaaaattttgtaaaattttttggaaactaaacaaggcctatattctCAAAATGTGCTTGCCCGATGCTTTCTTTCATTGTCATCAGCTGATAATTTGATTTGATACCTTGAAAATAGAGTCGAACATGCATgcgccgtaaaattcgatgtaataaagaatcttgaaaaattttggtggaactaaacaaggcctccagAATCAAGATCAAATAGTGAATTATTACGTTTTTCATCACAACGCACATATTCActagtattttttatattttattagaTCACAAATTTGTCCATGTTTATACATCAATCAAAAGAACATAGTACTATGGAATATGTGGACCGCATGGTCGGCATCCCATCTGGACGAGCAGTTTTTTTCGCTGCTGAAGACGTGGCTGCAACGTGACAGAATGGCACGCCCCATCCCCCCAGGCAGGCCTCAAAAGATCTTGAGGCTCCGGATGGACGCCGGCAGCGCCCAGCCGCCGCCGTTCCCTTCCTTCCGCGCGCCACGGCCGCACTCCCCGCCGgccctcctcgccgccgccgccgccgcccccgccgcGGCGCGTGCGCTGGCGGCGCAGTCGTGGTCGGCCGGGAACCTGTGCTTGAGGCACACCTTCCGGGCGCAGCCCTTGCAGTGGTGGGTGTTGGAGAAGGTGAGCTGCTCCTTGCACCGGCGCGCGGGGCACCGGGGCTTGCGATTCTTGGCCGGGTCGCAGCGCCGCGACCGCGCGTGCGCCGCCAGGATCTCCCGCTCGTCCTGCCCCGGGACGAGCCTCTCGATGGAGTCGCCGCAGTCCGGGCAGACGACGACGGTGCGGCCCTGGTCCGCCGCCTTGGCGCAGCCGTGGTCCCGGTAGGTCCGGTGCGCGGCGCAGAAGACCTTGCCGCAGCCGTCGCAGTCGAAGGGCAGGAAGTCGAGCTGGTTGCAGTCGGGCTCGTCGCAGTGCGCGCCCAGGCTCGGGAACGCCTCCGTGCCCCGCCGCGCCATCGCccgcctcctctctctccttgaTCGGCCGGCAGATATTGAACGAGTGTGGATCGGATCGCTGGTTTCTTGCTGCGTCCGCGATTGGTTGCGTgatgagcgagcgagcgagcggcgAGGGGACGGAGACGTAGATTTATAGGTTGGGCTGGTGGTCCGGCTGGCGGTGTCGCTGTTGCCGACGCGGAAGCCGAACCGTTTTGCctttcctttctttctttcGCGGCAAGAAGAAGGCTGGGTTCCCAGTCCGGACAGGTCATGGCGCGCGTTGTTCTTGTTTGCCTGGCGTGGCGTCTCCTTCTGGATTGGCCGGGTCTCCTCTGGAGGCGACTTTTCTTAGCCGGGGCGGTTTCGTTTGATTTGTTTTTTATTCGCGAGGCGAGCGTCCGCGTCGGCCGTGACGTGCGGTCGCGGGGGGTTGGGGGTAGACTTGGGTCGTCTTGGTGGGTCATTGTGTCAGCGTCCCAGGTTTTTTTTTCTCATAGTCCTTATTTCTTATAATCGAATATTATGAAGGATTAAGTCCACTTTTGGCTCCTCAACTCTTGCCATAGTCTAATTTTAACCCCCAACTTTAAAACCATCTAGATTAGGCCCCTTAATTTACAAAACCATCCATGTTTAAACCTTGTGACTGTTGTAGGCTGTTTTAGAGTGACGCGGACATGGTTTTGAGAAGCGCTATGGTGTTGACTTGCCACGTTGGCTGGCTGGAACGCCCAGAAGGACTGGACGAACAGCTCTGCAGAATAATGGCTGCATATATAACTAaattgctgcatatatatacaagAACAATCGTTGCATATATACAAGAACAATCGTTGCCATTGCCAAATGGATATCCTTGCCAAATTGAAATACAGTAGTTCATAATCAAACGGAAGTGTTTCCAGAATTCATCAAACATAAACCACAGAGAGAAACGCAACACACTAAATGAGTTCACACATGAGTTCCCAGAAATCACGTCACACAAattcatcacataatcccatcATTGAAAAATTCACTGCCAAAATGAAATCGAACAGCAAGAAAATCCAAAGAGTCCATTGCTACAACATAACACAGAATCTCAGACATACAGAACCTGAGTTCATCTATCAAATTAGGAgaaaaaatttgagaaggaaGGAATCATACCATCACTTGGCCGCGGGTCAGACCGCGCCGGGCGGCCATAGGTCAGACCAGCGTCGGGCGGCGGAGGGGCGGACGGGACCGTGTCGGGCGGAGACGTGCGGAGCAGGCGGGGTCGGGCGGAGACGCGCGCAGCAAGCGGGGTCGGGCGACCGGCGTCGGGCAGCGGATGGAGTGCTAGGGTTGGAAAAAACAGAGCGAGACTGAAAGCGAGGACAGGGTCGGGAGCAGGACGGTTGCTTTACCCACTCCAGCGTGCTGCCAGCATGGCAGTCAATGCCATGGTGGCAGTCAAAACCATGTCCATGTCACCCTAAAACAGCATACAACCGTCCCAGGGTTTAAATACGGATGGTTTTGTAAATTGAGGGGCCTAATCTAGACGGTTTCAGAGTTGGGGGTTAAAATTAGACAATGGCAAGATTTGAGGGGGGTCAAAAGTGGACTTAATCCTATTATAAATATAAACTAGttataaaactaattgcacataaTGTGACTAATTTATGAGTCGAATCTGTTAAACTTAATTAGTACATGATTCGACAATGTGGTGTTACAGTAAATATGTGTtaatgatggattaattaggcttaatagatTATGGAGTGGATTCGATGATAAGGAGGCATCCTAATATACTAAGGGTCTGTTTAGTTTGCAACTGAAAAGTTTTGAGGTACTATAGCATATATGTAACTATAATAATttgtgtctaattatggactaactacgctcaaaaagatttgtctcgcaaaatacatgcaaactataaaattagttattgtttatctatatttaatattacaTACATGTGTcacaatattcgatgtgattgagataaaatgaaaagtttttcgtagaaactaaacaaggcctaattaggTCACTAGTGATATATATGAACCAGGTATCTATATAATATTAGATCCATATAAGTGGGTATTAGTTGTTGTTTAATGTCCACGATGCTAAAGTATGAAGTGATTTATAAGATGAGTCTCACAGCAAGGAAGATTGCTatatattaataatattttatttgatATGTGGGGTTTGTTTGCTTGACTCAAAAGccatggctgaaagtactgtcgttgatttattgtaagaaaaaaatactGGTGAATGACTAGCAGATTCGATAGATAAACTCAAACGAACAGACTCTAAAATATGGTACTTCTTACTATGTACTAGTGTAAAGCATACTTGCACATTCCTTATAGACTGTTTAAGTGGCTTATGAACTACTACTTGTTGTCACCCTCTCTTCCTTATCGTTTTTAGGACTTTGATCTAATCATCTAATTATAAAATCAGGCACACAAAAAGACCAATTGTGATTAGGGAACTCATGGTTCTCAAACTCTTTAGTGACAACAGTACTCAAGCAATTACAACTACTTAGGACCTGATTGGTATCCTAGATTTAGCTCAGTCAAGCTTGCGGGATGCACATGAGTAGTTGAGCATGGCTAATTAAATATCCATATGCAAAAGTTGCACATATGTTTTTTAcaccaaggtcttgtttagttcgcgaaaagaaAAAGATTGGATATTGTAGCACATTTTTAACTATAGCAATACATGTCCAATCTATACATGGCCATGCAGCCCGCGGCCCGGTGGCCCGACCCATGGCCTGGCCCAAGCATGGCACGGCCCGATGGCCATGGGCTCGAGGGACCAGGCCACGCCTGGGCCACCACCCAGGCACGTGGCACGGCACGGGCACGACCCGTTCAATGGTCGACCTAGTAGTGGCCCGGTAAAAATAAACTATTGGTATAGTTGTCACCTGTACATATATGTTGTTAATTGTTATATTGgtgaaaataataaaatgttTTAGCATTTGGTGAAAATATTGATGAAAATAAATTGTTGTCGGCTTGATGGGCCATGGTCCGGCACGACACGGCGTGCTTGACGGGTTGGCACGATACAAAAACCGACCCATGGGCCGTGCCATGGGCCGAAGGCCAGGCACGAAGCCCATAGAGGCACGACCCGCTAGGCATGATGGCTCGTAATAGCCCGACGACCTGCGGCATGACACGACATGATGTCGGGCCGTGCAGACCTGGCCTGGCTCGGCCTGTTGGACATATAtaatctaatcataaactaattatacttaaaagattcgtctcgtaaaatacatgcaaattgtataattatttaattttttatctatatttaatgttctccaaacattcgatgagaTGGAATAACAAGTTTTAAATGAGAACTAAACAACACACAAGTTGCTCACATGTTGGGCTCCAAGAATGGTGGTATTTCTTCGGAGTCAGGATAGTGTTGTTGTTATATGCACTCAGCATGTCCGATCTCCagtaaattgtgaaaatttcagttCACCATATCTTTATATGTTCACCATGTCTTTTATCAGTATCAGTGTATATATAGAATTATATGTGATTTACAATTACCAGTCTACAGTGTCCCTATACGAGTCTATCGATCGGGCTTTCATCCGTGTCCGTATATAGAGCAGTCTACAGCTAttaataaagaggcaaaatttccgCTGTTTTTTTGGTCCGGACGTTTTTGGTGTGGCCTATTTATTGGCCGAGACCACCCCTCCTTCCGTATATGCCGCGTCTTCGTATGTATAGTCTCGATCCAACCACAACACAACATCTAGAGAGTTTTGATCTTAATCATCCTGCTTCCCTCTGCCATGTTGAAGCCACTTTGAGGCATCTGCAGACTATTTAATTCCAAGACCACCTCCAAATCATATGGCAACGGCAATAGCAACACTTGTGGAGGGCATGGAGTTCAATTTTCACAAAAAAACGTACCATAGCCACGACACATCATATAGAAGTGGATAGGGGAAGGCTGCTCAGATGTTGCTGCAAAGATAGAGGAATAGAGGATAGCAGAAGGAGACGATGCTGCTGTCCGTTGCACAATCACCATCATCTCAGCCTCGACCACTCGCATGGACCGATGGACGTACGTTGTTGCCGCCCTGCTCGCACGGACGCCAGGGACTGGTGCATCGCTTCGAGGAGAGGGGCTCCCACGTACAGACTCAAAGACGCTGCTGCGTCATTGGCTAGCTAGGCCGCTTGCCCGGGAGCCGAGGGGATAGAATTGGAGGCGAGAAAAGAAACGACTTACAACAGCCAACCAAGAACATAGATTTCTACGGACGATTGTAACTAAACTATGATGAATGCTATAAttttgcattatctttttgagaATGATTCAACTCAGATCATACGTTGCACTTTTATAGTTTTTACCTTCTTTCTTTCCATAATCAAGATATGGTGaactgaaattttcacaatttattattagatatagatatatataattaaataatagagatatagatatagatttgatAATTTTTTCCCCGTTGCATTGGACGGGCATTTTTGCTAGTCTCACTTAAGTGTGAAGTACACAAACCAATCATATCCTTAGTCTCACTTAAGCGTGAAACCTAGACACGCCTATGCGCTGGTTAGAGTTTTATTGCCTCTATAGCACTCAATCGTTGGTCACTCTAAGGCTCCCTTTGGAatgcgattttttttttgtgtttctTTAAAATAAAATGATTCCTATAAAAGTTCTGTAAAATTCATGTACGATCCTTATGAGATTCCTACATTTTGAAGGGACCCTAAGAATTACTATGGTATAGTGAGTAGGGCCATGGGCGTTAAAGTGGAAAAAATCGGTGTCCATGTCGATGGTATAGCTGACAAAGTGACAATTAACCTAAGCATTTTGCAAATCGGACcaataagaaaaaataaattGGGCTCAAATTCTATACCCAAAGACGAAGATCTGCCGTTGAGTATGCTCGGGATGGCTTTTCTAAGCTGGGCTTGGGTCGGACGGAGCTAGTTGGGCCACCCACTCTTTTCTAGTGTGAATAAAAATAATTGAACAATTGAAATACTACTACCTTGGGTTGAGAATCGACCACGCCTGCGAAACGGTTTGTAGTCTAATGGTTGAAGAATCCCCCAATAGCACATGAGGACTTGGATTCGACTTCCAATAGGAGTAAATATTCTAGAATTTAACAGTTTTGTACTTGAGTGGTAGGCGATGTTAGGGGTAGCTTATGTATTATACACTCAAAGATTTTCCCAGCCCCTCTTTCGAATGTAGGGGTAGCTTATGTATTATACTCTCAAAGATTTTCCCAGCCCGTCTTTCGAATGTGCTCATTAGCGTCTAGAAGATTTGTTAGTCCCTTCTTCAAAGTTGTTTATAGGGGTAGCGTCTGTATTGTACTCTCAAAGACGGACCCTTTTTCGAATCTGCTCATTAGCATCTACATTGTATTGTTCAATCTTAAAAAAGATAACACATTTGTCTTTGGCCAGACACACACCTGTGATCATTAATATCATCTAGAATGTAAGAATGGATGATCATTTGTCTTTCCCCGACACACACCTTTTTCGTTAATAccatctagaatgtatttttttttagaatctCAATTTTTGTGAGATGTTGCATGTATATTCCAATTGAACCTATAAATTATATATCTTTTTATGTTTCTAAACCCAATAATTTAAAAGTCGGTGATGTTTGCAATGTTGAAAGTTCAACTAAATAGTGACCTAGATAACTTTTTGCGGTAATGATACTGTGCGGGCGTCCGTCCTGTCCGGACACCGCGCACACGAACCTGCGGCCTAATTAAATCAGAATAGATGCCACCAACGCCTTGTTAT encodes:
- the LOC8055784 gene encoding zinc finger AN1 domain-containing stress-associated protein 17, yielding MARRGTEAFPSLGAHCDEPDCNQLDFLPFDCDGCGKVFCAAHRTYRDHGCAKAADQGRTVVVCPDCGDSIERLVPGQDEREILAAHARSRRCDPAKNRKPRCPARRCKEQLTFSNTHHCKGCARKVCLKHRFPADHDCAASARAAAGAAAAAARRAGGECGRGARKEGNGGGWALPASIRSLKIF